The Culex quinquefasciatus strain JHB chromosome 2, VPISU_Cqui_1.0_pri_paternal, whole genome shotgun sequence genome contains the following window.
gaaatacTCTCATGATATATATTGTTAAAagggtatttgaaagacctttccaacgcgttcaaaagattgaaaatctgacaaccccatcaaaagttatgagcacttaagtgttatttatatactttttttggCCGGATCACAAAAAGGTGTCCGGATCTCCGGATAGTTGGATAGGtaaccaaaagacctttccaacgagcacaaaagattgaaaatttgataaccctatcaaaagttataactactttagtgtttttaatacactttttttaggccggatctcagatattaataaaaataagtgttatttataccctTTTTTGATGCTGTGTaatgtattcactttatgaatgcgaggaaggcaccaaccgcctaatggtggattacgttacgtttttttaaaatgatttccaACACATATGACATTTTTcgaggataaaaaaaaatgagacgaAATTTCGCAACTGAGAACTCCAAAATCTGTGGTTTGTAGCGCGAATGGTTCCGAGGAAGGGAATGGTGGTTGagggtaaaaaaaaagtgaggttaagtcATCATTTCATGGAATTAACTTACGCTCGAAGAGTTCCGCGATCCTTTGGGACGTCCAGCCTTTCTACGTACGTTCAGAATCGGTTCCGATTTCATTTCAAGCGGCTAAAAATTGACGTTAACAATTATTTTATCGATAAGACAAGAAAATAGTAATGGTTTCACCTTGCTAAGTTCCGGATCTAATTGATGGTCAGCTGGCATAATTTCAACTGGATTCGGCCGATCTTGATTGTACTCCATTTTGGTTTCAACGTGctggaaattcaaatttgagattATAATTAGCTTGGCCAGCGAGGACGTCGCTCACCTTGCTGCGCTGGTTATGAACCGGGAAGTGAACTCGCAGATCATCCTGCGTAAGGAACCACTGCTTGCACACCGGACATTGGCGAGATCCTTTGGGTCGCCCCTTCCAGTGACGAAAAGCTGGCGATTTTTGCTTGCGTTGGGTCTTTTTTGGGCTTTCTTTGACGTCCTGTTGGCGGTGTATGTCTTCCAGAATGATCGTGCATGGTTTTGGCTGATCAATTGGGTTCATTTCGCTTTTCAGGACACTTTTGGACGGGATCGTTCGATGCTTCCGCATTTCGTGAGATTTTAGCTTTTGGTTCGAACCGAGGATCTACAAATGatggaaaataattaaaatttaattcaataaattattagGGAAGGTTACCTTCGAGCAGTAAGTGCACTTGAAGTTTCCTGAATCAATTTTAGCGTGTCGTTTTTTATGAAGTTTGTATTGCTGGGGTGAGGCAAAGTGTTTGTCGCATATGGCGCAGCTCAGAGCCGTATCAATATCCACCGTTGGCAAGATTTCATTCTCTTGCATGCCATGATGCCGCTGCAGATGCCTCTGCAAACCCGCCGCGGTGTGATACCAATTCTTACATACCGGACATTGTTGGGCATAGTAAGGTCGCACTCTAGCAGGCCCCGTGGTTCGGGAACTCTTCTTTGAAGCCATCGCGGGCCTGATCTCCGTCGAACTGTGCAAGACATCAACCAGGGATGTCTCGTAGTCGTCAGCTTGGTTGCCGTCCTCAAATACATACTCTTCCTTCACGATCACGGAACTCGGGTTGGCCACTTCTTCGTCGAAGGTTTCCAGAAGGAAGTCGAAACTATCGCCTTCCAGCTGGTCATCTTTCTGCTGGTTGCTTTCTAAAGCTGAaggctaaaaataaaacattcaagttTGGTAAGTCTCCATGATCGTACTAACAATCCTTCAAATACGTACAACTTGGTTTGATTCGACCTGAACTACCATTTGTGAAGAAGCATCGAAAGCCATGCCATGGATATTTGTGTAATGTTGGAGTAAATGGTATTTTGTAGTATAAGACTATAAAATATTTAACACAATTTCGTTTAAACAATTACAACTTTTAACCTGAAACTCACCCTCGCACACGGTTGGCAGAAAAACCTTTCATTCTTCTTATTTAAATGTCTCCGAACGTGCCAAAAGTAGGTATTTTCCTTCTCGTACGATTTCCCACACTCGGCGCAGTTAAACAAGCCGTGCTCGTCACGATGCATCGGAATCGCCGTGAGTCGTCCATGGTCGCGACCCGAGGGCTCTTCCACGGGCCACGGAACAGCCTCCGCCTCCTCCGGGACAGGAACTTCGACCTCAACCTGAAACTCGCTGGCATCGCCGACTGTATCGCTCTGGTTCTCATCGGCGGGCTGGTCGTAGTAAAATTCCTGCAGCAAGTGCTCGTAGTCGTGCAGTTCCAGATCGTCGTCAATTATGAGCTCCTGCTTGATTATGGCGTTGCAGCTTGATTCCATTGGGTCCATGCTGAAATATGGGAATCtagaaaaaacaaatatttatttatgatCCAATTTTGTGCCTTGATATGTTTTTATGAACTAATAACTaataattatttgattattattaattttccacagttttcaattaaatttacctaaataatttgtaaacaattataattgaattaaataaattaatatgcaataattttctaattgaaattgaagttcaaatgtacagaaaatttaatttattaactCATTTTAAAGAACATAACAGCACCTTTCAAATGATATGCCTTTTATTAGTTCCGGaccaaattttcatcaattttattaACATCCGgcgaaaaataatgtaaaacaatgtgctgttgtttttattatttctttgaACGGAAATTTATTTCTCCGAATAATACCATCAAGattattacaatgttttttttagactGTTATTAACAATACTTACCTACTgttattaaactattaaaaactgaatattttcacaaaataaaaaacttttacaCTGCAAGTGCCGTGTTCCACGGTTGTTTATCATTGGAGGCTCCAGGAGCTGTCAAAATtgccggtttaaaaaaaaaaataggtcaaCATTTTGTTGACAGTGTAAAAGTACTCAGCCATTTTTTTGGCgccaaacgagaaaaaaaatcgactggAATACACGCTGGAGTCAAGATGcacattttagtgaacaaacctttttttttcaatgttgttcAAAAAGTGTTTTCGTTCATTTGGGTAAACATACACAAACATCCAAAATTAGTTAGTTTTGATAAAACCGAAATTTCTCAGGAATCAGGAGCAAGTGAAAAAATGAATTCAcacaggttgttttgaaaatttactctagaatttaaagacatttaaaaaattaatcctAATACATTTTAGAATGAAGGCTAGGGTTACAAGAAAAATGGAACATTTTGGAATTACCTGAATGACAACCTAAACATTAATTTCGGtgctaatttttaacaaaatttgttaatgcTTAGGTTCTGGGCTCGCTGTAAAGCGTTGTAGTTTGAATGGAAAAATCGCggaaatgtattacaaaaatcatcgttttaaggctctgaaaggcatcattcTTGATCggtcatttggcggccatgtttgttttagaaaaaaaaatcaaatcttgattcagaatgtatcaatcaaaaaatggcagtgcgtggccgaatggttatactgtccgctttgtaagcggatgattctgggttcgattcccatctgctccaaccttccatcggatgaggaagtaaaatgtgggtcccggccttggttgttaggccgttaagtcattccaggtgtaggagtcgtctccatgccataagtacaaacaacacgccaaaccaagcctactggaatcgctggcggcggttggactcgcaatccaaagctCGTCAGTtaaaacactggggtggaaggttccttggagtagaaagaggtttgggtgctctccccattcaagccttcggactcctaggttcgagcagaaacttgcaatagagaccacaaaagacccgggggtcgttaatgtggatggtttgattttttttgattgaatatgtaataaattattgaaTGAGTATTTAtaataagattgatataattcataaataacagtttagagcgcaacaaaaagtgcgcacctttataaatattgccttgttagctgacaGATTGCGCATTaatgcgagagcgcgctagcgagagagaacaacgaacGAGAAAACAGTGAGACACAAGCGAGACACGCGCGGTtagcgaaagagagaatgaagattgtcaaatcagttttgtggttgatTTGTGTGGAATAAggcgtgttgtttgttaataaATATTAGCTGACAGATTGCATTGCGCATTaatgcgagagcgcgctagcgagagAGAACATCGAACGAGAAAACAGCGAGACGTTCGCGGCTAGCggaagagagaatgaagatggtcaaatcagttttgtggttgatttgtgtggaataagacgtgttgtttgttaattgcaaaatatctgtgtttttattataaaagaaagtccccgatcacgacagaatatagaacca
Protein-coding sequences here:
- the LOC6045417 gene encoding zinc finger protein 709; protein product: MDPMESSCNAIIKQELIIDDDLELHDYEHLLQEFYYDQPADENQSDTVGDASEFQVEVEVPVPEEAEAVPWPVEEPSGRDHGRLTAIPMHRDEHGLFNCAECGKSYEKENTYFWHVRRHLNKKNERFFCQPCARSYTTKYHLLQHYTNIHGMAFDASSQMVVQVESNQVPSALESNQQKDDQLEGDSFDFLLETFDEEVANPSSVIVKEEYVFEDGNQADDYETSLVDVLHSSTEIRPAMASKKSSRTTGPARVRPYYAQQCPVCKNWYHTAAGLQRHLQRHHGMQENEILPTVDIDTALSCAICDKHFASPQQYKLHKKRHAKIDSGNFKCTYCSKILGSNQKLKSHEMRKHRTIPSKSVLKSEMNPIDQPKPCTIILEDIHRQQDVKESPKKTQRKQKSPAFRHWKGRPKGSRQCPVCKQWFLTQDDLRVHFPVHNQRSKHVETKMEYNQDRPNPVEIMPADHQLDPELSKPLEMKSEPILNVRRKAGRPKGSRNSSSLPKVKSEPSLHERGNGIRQLRKRVSNPPDLKSEPTLHERPKPIEIKPEPFQLVRRKAGRPKGSRNGSRLIVIKEEPQLHVRRKVGRPKKVENVAKVNGLKQEERLGQLRRKVGRPNKKSFTYCARCSKHFTSYASFKAHKSRHRNVDQRRFWCIPCEKGFASMNEKVSHEQRGHKHKVGSPGTVQPLKPLTRKPANEHKASFGGEERKRKVGRPKVCRKCPLCKIWIRSTVLFKEHVREHIQG